A genomic segment from Pirellulales bacterium encodes:
- a CDS encoding autotransporter-associated beta strand repeat-containing protein translates to MCRRIVSRRRFGGRAISGGVSRYPSSVCLQLQSARLQLHYPCDHNNPGFGGIHGQREVELYPAKHLFAARPAFCWSVVVSGILLSAIGWPAAQAATVNVAAGNSSALNTAMTNAKPGDTLVLLGGTYNTGITTHTDGTSAAPITVIGTNGAKLNSSVTTTGSGISCSNDYWVFQNIAINGFQKSVRIDNGSHGILNGLVCTNSGNESIKLKNSSQYWLVENCSASNAGMEGYYCGDADQNWEGGVPDQTGFVTFYHDTAFQTFNDGFDSKEGTHDIRIVDCSVDWNNTVPGGNDEGDSGVYDRANGIQVVNLNAKNNGSVGNGVRANKLTAVNSVTYGSGAQIYGLVLNNMQGTLLSTNQSDTALYTNYSMTNVAGGIGSSGHTQPSPATFSLTGWSDPTGSFPTINMVWDDSQSAVGNGATWDYNQQNFNDPGVNGNIPVIFFQGVNVVFNDSNNGHYNVTIGANVSPSEITVSNSAGNYLFSGSGSITGAATLTKSGAGVLTISNTNSYTGATLVNGGTLAVNGSISFSPITVNSTGALQGVGSLGSTIMVASGGTLQPGNFFGATATPGTLTVTSAVTFNSGSSLNIVLQGALSTKYSQLHAQGSLTLGGTLNVSLSGFTPFAGNSFDILNWGSLTGVFSTVNLPTMNGRIAWNSSQLYTNGTLSITATYWAGDFDRNGHVDAADIPAMLSALVNLSGYESAKGLTSAQLTLIGDCNGDGKVTNADVQALLNNLKSGGGSTDAVPEPSTGFLALLGAAAILPCRFWRRFSALVFGLYVAICWGPFQARAATPVVVQNEAGFEGLEEPKVIYFPDTNTFENDPTNFQNHVDEGGGLFRDTLRNYYSTLGWWDGDGADTSNTDRQRSEPKGIVGLGHQQVEQTFEYSFDFRTDPTFQATSNFDHIFQLKATNGDDGSPLATISLYKSGSGIQGRVDAFSDGSSGSTSETVPVTFSYTAGQWIHFVIRITPCAAGESTGQIQLSVNGGAFTGIANAPVDLTGSTDFRPKFGFYRGISTTNGVPAGISWVEHRTITGYIGTSNVLTWNGTATTSTWDNNTTQSFLNGTSAASFNIDDQINFTDAAANAAVNISGNVWPNYIRVNSSKNYVLSGTGSIVGGTLRKDGSGMLTLATTNSYPGLTDIRAGTLLVTGSVGNNSLVSITGGTLKAGSSAALGTNSTIGTQIDGGTLDINGFNLTTEPISVDGTGAGGVGAIINSGAQQTSALTNVTLTADATFGGSGRWDIRGTGATLSTGGTSANLTKTGTNQVSLVGTNVDSALANININQGELCFQTSTTSMGDPTKSVTVASGAALGFFNTTAVMNKLCTLNGGTIWGESGTGTQNTFSGAITLGSAGGVFDAGSALTGGTPNANAVLTISGAIGGIGALTKNGPGTLTISNINNTWSGGTTINAGTLVLTGKIPGAATINSGATLQGSGSVGGLLSVANGGDLAPGNSVGTLSVGSLSLGNGATTSMELSGATAVQFDQIHAAGLVALGGTLSISLVNGYVPLWGSAFDMLNWGSESGTFSTLNLPSMNGRIAWDTSQLYTSGTLSVAATYLAGDFNRDGHVDSADIPAMLSALVNLSGYESATGLTAPQLTLVGDMNSDGKVNNADLQALLNTLKSGGGSTASVPEPEGMVLLSQGAIALLLALRIGNPNSRIELLRIA, encoded by the coding sequence ATGTGTAGGAGAATTGTAAGCCGCCGCCGTTTCGGTGGAAGGGCGATTTCCGGCGGTGTTTCTCGATATCCAAGCAGTGTCTGCCTGCAATTGCAATCTGCTCGATTGCAATTGCACTACCCGTGCGATCATAATAATCCTGGATTCGGGGGAATCCACGGACAGCGGGAGGTCGAGTTGTATCCGGCCAAGCATCTATTTGCCGCACGCCCGGCGTTTTGCTGGAGCGTGGTCGTTAGCGGCATTTTGTTGAGTGCTATTGGCTGGCCGGCGGCCCAGGCGGCAACCGTCAACGTGGCAGCCGGCAATTCCAGCGCCCTAAATACGGCCATGACCAACGCCAAGCCGGGCGACACCCTCGTGTTGCTGGGCGGCACGTACAACACAGGCATCACAACGCACACCGATGGCACTTCCGCCGCGCCGATTACCGTGATCGGCACCAATGGCGCCAAGTTGAACAGCTCGGTCACAACCACCGGCAGCGGAATTTCCTGCAGCAACGACTACTGGGTATTTCAGAACATTGCCATCAATGGTTTTCAAAAATCGGTGCGGATCGACAACGGCTCGCACGGAATTCTAAACGGCCTGGTCTGCACCAACTCCGGCAATGAATCGATCAAGCTGAAAAATTCGTCTCAGTATTGGCTGGTCGAAAACTGCTCGGCTTCCAACGCCGGCATGGAAGGCTATTACTGCGGCGACGCCGACCAGAATTGGGAAGGGGGCGTGCCCGATCAAACCGGCTTCGTCACGTTCTACCACGACACCGCTTTCCAAACCTTCAACGACGGCTTCGATTCCAAGGAAGGAACGCACGATATTCGGATTGTCGATTGCTCGGTCGATTGGAATAACACCGTGCCCGGCGGCAACGACGAGGGAGACAGCGGCGTGTACGATCGCGCCAATGGAATTCAGGTGGTGAACTTGAACGCCAAAAACAATGGGTCGGTGGGAAACGGCGTTCGCGCCAACAAATTGACCGCCGTGAACAGCGTGACGTATGGCAGCGGGGCCCAGATTTATGGGCTGGTGCTGAACAACATGCAGGGCACGCTGTTGTCGACCAATCAATCCGACACCGCCTTATACACGAATTACTCGATGACCAATGTGGCCGGTGGAATTGGCAGCTCCGGCCACACGCAACCCAGCCCCGCCACGTTTTCGCTGACCGGCTGGAGCGACCCCACCGGTAGTTTCCCGACCATCAACATGGTTTGGGACGACAGCCAATCGGCAGTGGGCAATGGCGCGACGTGGGATTACAACCAGCAAAATTTCAACGATCCGGGGGTGAACGGAAATATTCCGGTCATTTTTTTCCAAGGGGTGAATGTCGTTTTCAACGACAGCAACAACGGCCACTACAACGTAACCATTGGCGCCAATGTTAGCCCCAGCGAGATTACCGTGAGCAACAGCGCGGGCAATTATTTGTTCAGCGGCAGCGGCTCGATCACGGGCGCCGCCACACTAACCAAAAGCGGCGCCGGCGTGCTGACCATTTCCAACACCAATTCGTATACCGGCGCTACGCTGGTCAACGGTGGCACGCTGGCAGTGAACGGCAGCATTTCGTTCAGCCCCATCACCGTAAACTCCACCGGCGCGTTGCAAGGCGTCGGCAGCTTGGGTAGCACGATAATGGTCGCTTCCGGAGGAACATTGCAGCCCGGAAACTTTTTCGGCGCGACGGCCACTCCCGGAACGCTAACGGTTACGTCCGCGGTGACGTTCAACAGCGGATCGAGTTTAAACATCGTCTTGCAAGGCGCCCTCAGCACCAAATACTCCCAACTGCATGCGCAAGGATCGTTGACTCTGGGGGGGACGCTGAACGTTTCGTTGAGCGGCTTCACCCCCTTTGCAGGCAACTCCTTCGATATTCTGAATTGGGGTTCGCTGACGGGCGTTTTCAGTACGGTGAATTTGCCCACCATGAACGGCCGCATCGCCTGGAATAGCTCGCAGCTGTACACCAATGGCACGCTCTCCATTACCGCCACTTATTGGGCTGGAGATTTTGATCGCAATGGCCATGTCGACGCCGCTGACATTCCCGCCATGTTGTCGGCGTTGGTGAATTTAAGCGGCTATGAATCTGCTAAGGGGTTGACCAGCGCACAGTTGACGCTCATCGGCGATTGCAACGGCGATGGCAAAGTGACCAATGCTGACGTGCAGGCGCTGTTGAATAATCTCAAATCGGGCGGCGGATCGACTGACGCGGTGCCCGAACCCAGCACCGGATTTCTGGCGCTGCTAGGCGCGGCGGCAATTCTTCCCTGTCGCTTTTGGCGGCGGTTCAGCGCACTTGTGTTTGGTCTGTATGTGGCGATTTGCTGGGGACCGTTCCAAGCCCGCGCCGCTACTCCGGTAGTGGTTCAGAACGAAGCTGGCTTCGAAGGCCTGGAAGAACCCAAGGTTATTTACTTTCCCGACACCAACACCTTTGAAAACGATCCCACGAATTTTCAAAACCACGTGGACGAAGGGGGCGGACTTTTCCGCGATACGTTGCGTAACTACTATTCCACGCTCGGCTGGTGGGATGGCGATGGCGCCGATACCTCAAACACCGACCGCCAGCGTTCCGAACCCAAAGGCATTGTTGGCCTCGGCCACCAGCAGGTCGAACAGACATTTGAATACTCGTTCGACTTCCGGACCGATCCAACCTTCCAGGCCACCAGTAACTTTGACCATATCTTCCAGCTCAAGGCCACCAACGGTGACGATGGCTCGCCGCTGGCCACGATCTCACTTTACAAAAGCGGGTCCGGCATCCAAGGCAGAGTTGACGCGTTCTCCGACGGCAGCAGCGGCAGCACCTCCGAAACCGTTCCGGTTACTTTCTCCTATACCGCCGGCCAGTGGATCCACTTTGTCATCCGCATCACGCCTTGTGCCGCCGGGGAAAGCACGGGCCAAATTCAGCTATCCGTCAACGGCGGCGCTTTCACTGGCATTGCCAACGCCCCTGTCGACCTGACTGGCTCGACCGATTTCCGCCCCAAATTCGGCTTCTACCGTGGCATCTCCACCACCAACGGCGTTCCCGCAGGCATTTCGTGGGTGGAACACCGTACCATTACCGGCTACATCGGCACCAGCAATGTGCTCACTTGGAATGGAACAGCGACGACGAGCACTTGGGATAACAATACGACGCAAAGTTTTTTGAACGGCACGAGCGCTGCGTCGTTTAATATCGACGATCAAATCAACTTCACCGATGCAGCGGCCAATGCCGCAGTGAACATTTCCGGCAATGTGTGGCCCAACTACATTCGCGTTAATTCGTCAAAGAATTATGTGCTGTCGGGCACAGGCTCGATTGTCGGAGGCACGCTGCGGAAGGATGGCTCTGGAATGTTAACGCTGGCGACGACAAATTCTTATCCCGGTTTGACTGACATACGGGCCGGAACACTGCTTGTCACCGGTTCGGTTGGCAACAATTCGCTGGTGTCGATTACTGGCGGAACGTTGAAGGCGGGTTCCAGTGCAGCGCTGGGGACGAACTCCACGATTGGAACGCAGATCGACGGAGGCACTCTCGACATCAACGGATTCAATCTGACTACGGAGCCGATTTCGGTCGATGGCACGGGTGCAGGGGGCGTGGGGGCAATTATCAACAGCGGCGCCCAGCAAACCAGCGCCTTGACCAACGTGACGCTGACGGCCGATGCAACCTTCGGCGGCTCCGGCCGCTGGGATATTCGCGGAACCGGCGCCACGCTGAGCACCGGCGGGACCAGCGCAAATTTGACAAAAACGGGCACGAACCAGGTGTCGCTGGTCGGCACAAATGTGGATTCGGCGCTGGCCAACATCAACATCAATCAGGGTGAGCTCTGCTTTCAAACCAGCACCACTTCGATGGGCGACCCAACCAAATCGGTCACTGTGGCCTCGGGTGCGGCACTTGGATTTTTTAACACCACTGCCGTGATGAACAAGCTGTGTACACTCAACGGCGGCACCATCTGGGGCGAAAGCGGCACCGGCACGCAAAACACTTTTTCCGGCGCAATCACGCTGGGCAGCGCGGGAGGCGTGTTCGATGCCGGCAGTGCGCTAACCGGCGGCACGCCCAATGCCAACGCAGTTTTGACCATTAGCGGCGCGATTGGCGGGATCGGCGCGCTGACCAAAAACGGCCCCGGCACGCTCACGATTTCGAACATCAACAACACTTGGTCAGGTGGAACGACGATCAACGCCGGCACACTGGTGTTAACTGGAAAAATTCCTGGCGCAGCGACAATCAATTCCGGTGCTACGCTACAAGGCTCAGGAAGCGTTGGTGGCTTACTGAGCGTCGCCAACGGTGGAGATCTCGCGCCGGGCAATAGCGTCGGCACGTTGTCGGTCGGCTCACTCAGCCTAGGAAATGGCGCAACTACGTCGATGGAACTGAGTGGCGCGACCGCCGTTCAATTCGATCAAATTCATGCCGCCGGCCTAGTAGCCTTGGGAGGCACGCTTTCAATCTCGCTCGTCAATGGCTATGTGCCGCTGTGGGGCAGTGCATTCGATATGCTGAATTGGGGCTCCGAGTCGGGCACGTTTAGTACTCTGAATTTACCCAGTATGAATGGCCGCATTGCGTGGGATACCTCGCAGTTGTACACCAGTGGCACGCTGTCGGTAGCCGCCACGTACTTGGCCGGAGATTTTAATCGCGACGGCCACGTGGATTCCGCCGACATTCCAGCGATGCTCTCCGCCTTGGTAAATTTAAGCGGCTACGAATCGGCGACAGGCCTGACTGCTCCGCAATTGACGCTTGTGGGCGATATGAACAGCGACGGGAAAGTGAACAATGCCGATTTGCAAGCATTGCTCAACACACTGAAGTCCGGCGGTGGCTCGACAGCTTCTGTCCCCGAGCCCGAGGGGATGGTGTTACTCTCGCAGGGGGCAATAGCATTGCTGCTGGCGTTGCGAATCGGCAACCCAAATTCTCGAATCGAACTGCTACGAATTGCGTGA